Proteins encoded by one window of Azospirillum brasilense:
- a CDS encoding formate dehydrogenase subunit alpha, whose product MLTKKKAAASGGRSLAKMVSGLTGNTVDRRSFLRTSGIAAGGAAIAAAMPFGMVKKAEAVTAAPAAGAPVKLVKNVCTHCSVGCTVTAEVQNGVWIGQEPSFDSPINLGAHCAKGAAVREHAHGDRRLRYPMKMVDGKWTRISWDQAIQEVGDKLLAIREKSGPDSVFWLGSAKHSNEQAYLIRKFAAFWGTNNVDHQARICHSTTVAGVANVWGYGAMTNSYNDIQKSRAMFFIGSNAAEAHPVSMLHVLKGKEQNNAPLIVADPRFTRTAAKADEYIRFRPGTDVGLIWGILWHIFENGWEDKEYIAKRVYGMDEIRAEVAKWTPEEVEKVTGVPGSQLKRVARTLASNRPGTLVWCMGGTQHHIGNNNTRAYCVLQLALGNVGVTGGGTNIFRGHDNVQGATDFGVTSDSLPGYYGLAEGAWRHWARVWDVSYDELLARFKDKKLMEATGIPVSRWFDGVLEAKENMDQPESIKGMVFWGHAPNSQVRLPDMKKAMEKLELLVVVDPFPTMTAVLSDRKDNFYLLPAATQFETVGSRTASNRSVQWCDKIMEPLFEAKTDHEIMYLFAKKFGFAEPMFKNIKLHGNEPDIEDTTREWNRGMWSVGYTGQSPERLKLHMQHQATFDKTTLRANGGPCDGDYYGLPWPCWGTPEMKHPGTANLYDTSLPVAEGGGAFRARFGVERNGATLLAEGSYPVGSEIKDGYPEVTYAMLDKLGWTGELTEAEMAVIKKIGGEKIGAVSWTTDLSGGIQRVAIKHGLNPPGNAKARCVAWNFPDPVPVHREPLYTPRRDLVAEYPTYKDTKSWRLPTLYKSIQDRDVSKEYPIILTSGRLVEYEGGGDETRSNPWLAELQQDMFVEINPFDANNAGIKDGQMVWVEGAEKGKVKVKAMLTERVGRGVAFMPFHFGGHYQGQDLRSKYPQGADPVVLGEAANTATTYGYDSVTQMQETKTTLCRISAA is encoded by the coding sequence ATGCTGACAAAGAAGAAGGCGGCTGCTTCCGGCGGCCGTTCGCTCGCGAAGATGGTTTCCGGCTTGACCGGCAACACCGTCGACCGTCGTTCGTTCCTCCGCACCTCGGGCATCGCCGCCGGTGGCGCGGCCATCGCCGCCGCCATGCCCTTCGGCATGGTGAAGAAGGCCGAGGCGGTGACCGCCGCCCCCGCCGCGGGCGCGCCGGTCAAGCTGGTCAAGAACGTCTGCACCCACTGCTCGGTCGGCTGCACGGTCACCGCCGAGGTCCAGAACGGCGTGTGGATCGGCCAGGAGCCGAGCTTCGACAGCCCGATCAACCTGGGCGCCCATTGCGCCAAGGGTGCGGCTGTGCGCGAGCACGCCCACGGCGACCGCCGCCTGCGCTACCCGATGAAGATGGTGGACGGCAAGTGGACCCGGATATCCTGGGACCAGGCCATCCAGGAGGTCGGCGACAAGCTGCTGGCGATCCGCGAGAAGTCCGGCCCGGATTCGGTCTTCTGGCTCGGCTCGGCCAAGCACAGCAACGAGCAGGCCTACCTGATCCGCAAGTTCGCCGCCTTCTGGGGCACGAACAACGTCGACCATCAGGCCCGCATCTGTCATTCCACCACCGTCGCCGGCGTGGCGAACGTGTGGGGCTATGGCGCCATGACGAACTCGTACAACGACATCCAGAAGTCGCGCGCGATGTTCTTCATCGGCTCCAACGCCGCGGAGGCCCACCCGGTCTCCATGCTCCACGTCCTGAAGGGCAAGGAGCAGAACAACGCCCCGCTGATCGTCGCCGATCCGCGCTTCACCCGCACCGCGGCCAAGGCCGACGAGTACATCCGCTTCCGTCCCGGCACCGATGTCGGTCTGATCTGGGGCATCCTCTGGCACATCTTCGAGAATGGCTGGGAGGACAAGGAGTACATCGCCAAGCGCGTCTACGGCATGGACGAGATCCGCGCCGAGGTCGCCAAGTGGACCCCGGAAGAGGTCGAGAAGGTCACCGGCGTTCCGGGCTCGCAGCTCAAGCGCGTCGCCCGCACGCTGGCCTCCAACCGCCCGGGCACGCTCGTCTGGTGCATGGGCGGCACGCAGCACCACATCGGCAACAACAACACCCGCGCCTACTGCGTGCTCCAGCTGGCGCTGGGCAACGTCGGCGTGACGGGCGGCGGCACCAACATCTTCCGCGGCCACGACAACGTGCAGGGCGCCACCGACTTCGGCGTCACCTCGGACTCGCTGCCCGGCTACTACGGCCTGGCGGAGGGCGCGTGGCGCCACTGGGCGCGCGTCTGGGACGTCTCCTATGACGAGCTTCTGGCCCGCTTCAAGGACAAGAAGCTGATGGAGGCCACCGGCATCCCGGTGTCCCGCTGGTTCGACGGCGTCCTGGAAGCCAAGGAGAACATGGACCAGCCCGAGAGCATCAAGGGCATGGTCTTCTGGGGTCACGCGCCGAACAGCCAGGTCCGCCTTCCGGACATGAAGAAGGCGATGGAGAAGCTGGAGCTGCTGGTCGTCGTCGATCCGTTCCCGACGATGACCGCCGTCCTGTCCGACCGCAAGGACAACTTCTACCTGCTGCCCGCCGCCACGCAGTTCGAGACCGTCGGGTCGCGCACCGCGTCCAACCGCTCGGTCCAGTGGTGCGACAAGATCATGGAGCCGCTCTTCGAGGCGAAGACGGACCATGAGATCATGTATCTGTTCGCCAAGAAGTTCGGCTTTGCCGAGCCGATGTTCAAGAACATCAAGCTCCACGGCAACGAGCCGGACATCGAGGACACGACGCGGGAATGGAACCGCGGCATGTGGTCGGTCGGCTACACCGGCCAGTCGCCGGAGCGGCTGAAGCTGCACATGCAGCATCAGGCGACCTTCGACAAGACCACGCTGCGCGCCAACGGCGGCCCGTGCGACGGCGACTATTACGGCCTGCCGTGGCCCTGCTGGGGCACGCCGGAGATGAAGCATCCGGGCACCGCCAACCTCTACGACACCTCCCTGCCGGTGGCCGAGGGCGGCGGCGCCTTCCGCGCGCGCTTCGGCGTCGAGCGCAACGGCGCGACGCTGCTCGCCGAGGGCTCCTACCCGGTCGGGTCGGAGATCAAGGACGGCTACCCGGAAGTCACCTACGCCATGCTCGACAAGCTGGGCTGGACCGGGGAGCTGACCGAGGCCGAGATGGCCGTCATCAAGAAGATCGGCGGCGAGAAGATCGGCGCGGTGTCCTGGACCACCGACCTGTCGGGCGGCATCCAGCGCGTGGCGATCAAGCACGGCCTGAACCCGCCGGGCAACGCCAAGGCCCGCTGCGTCGCCTGGAACTTCCCGGACCCGGTGCCGGTGCACCGCGAGCCGCTCTACACGCCGCGCCGCGATCTGGTCGCCGAGTACCCGACCTACAAGGACACCAAGTCCTGGCGCCTGCCGACGCTCTACAAGTCCATCCAGGACCGCGACGTGTCGAAGGAGTACCCGATCATCCTCACCTCCGGCCGTCTGGTCGAGTATGAGGGCGGCGGCGACGAGACCCGGTCGAACCCCTGGCTGGCCGAGCTGCAGCAGGACATGTTCGTCGAGATCAACCCGTTCGATGCCAACAACGCCGGCATCAAGGACGGCCAGATGGTCTGGGTCGAGGGTGCGGAAAAGGGCAAGGTGAAGGTCAAGGCCATGCTGACCGAGCGTGTCGGCCGCGGCGTCGCCTTCATGCCGTTCCACTTCGGCGGCCATTACCAGGGCCAGGATCTGCGCTCCAAGTACCCGCAGGGCGCCGACCCGGTCGTGCTGGGCGAGGCGGCGAACACCGCCACGACCTACGGCTACGACTCGGTCACGCAGATGCAGGAAACCAAGACCACCCTCTGCCGTATCTCGGCGGCCTGA